DNA from Nymphaea colorata isolate Beijing-Zhang1983 chromosome 4, ASM883128v2, whole genome shotgun sequence:
AAAGGATTCTGTTACTGAGAATGTGAAAAAGTCTAATTTGGTGGACTCAATGAGAAAAGCTCGGAATAGTGACAAGGAACTGGTTCAAGATTGTTCCTCAAAGGGAAAGCGAAAGGAAGTTTATGAGACAGATGTTTCATCTAAAGTCATATCTCACAGGGACAAGAGTAGGGATAGAGTCCACACAGATGAAAAAAGGAGAAGTCACCACCGGGTTGATGAAGGACATGATGCTGGTTCCAAAATTGGGATTGAGAAGAACCAGTACAAAAATATGAAGTTAAAGGATAGGAGAGGCAATGGAGGCAGAAACTCTGAAAGAGAAGACAGGAGAGAAAGCAAACGGAGACATCAAACTGAAGGTGTTATTGAAAGAAATCTGCAGCCTGATGAGAGTGATATCAGAAAATATGATTCTCACCACAGACAATTAGACTCCTATTTAGACCAGAAGAGCAGAAACAAGGTGTCCTCTGTGGTAATTCGGGATTCCTATCGTGATCGTGAAGAACCAAGGTCAAAACGCAGAAGATCAGCAAGTCGAGAACACCATCGAACCAGAGATAGATCAGCTTCAGCCTCACCCAAAGAACGTAAGCATACATCTTACCGAGAAAGGGAACATGAAAGTTCTTCCTACTATTCCTTTAAGGATAAGCGTGATCGACTCCATTCTGAAGTAGATAAAAGCAGGAAAAGCAATAGTCTGTCTGGGGGGCATCATTGGCGATATGGTGATAGTGGAATTGGTGGATATTCGCCTAGGAAGAGGAGAACTGACGCAGCTGTTAAAACTCCTTCTCCAACAATACGCTCACCTGAAAGGAGAACTGCTGCTTGGGATATCCTGCCTGCCAATGCAGAAAATGGTGCTTCTGTTCCCAAActggcttcttttctttcctctcaaCAGGCTTCATCTCTGTCTGAGTTACCTGCTGCATCCCCTGACATATCAACTGCTTTGAATCTGCATCCACCAGCCAACACAAATGCTGTGTCCTCTATAGACAACAGTGCTCCGGAAGATGATATTCAGCTAACACAGGCAACTCGACCATCGAGGAGGCTCTATGTGGAGAACGTACCCATTTCAGCATCTGATAAAACATTGTTGGAATGCTTCAATAACTTTTTGCTGTCATCTCGTACCAAGCATGTTCAAGGAAGGGTTCCTTGCATTAGCTGTATGGTATGTCATTTATCATCATTTGATGGGCTTATAGTCCACTTGCATATATTCAtgtctttgttgaaattttctccaGGTAAACAAGGAGAAGAACCAGGCGCTTTTGGAATTTCTTACCCCAGAAGATGCAACTGCTGCTCTCTCATTTGATGGCAAGTTGTTTTCTGGTTCAATACTAAGAATAAAGCGGCCAAAAGACTTCATTGAAACTGCAGTAAGATTGCTCTTATTTCTCACTTTTATGTTCCTGAATTTTGGGTTCACACACTTGTACTgcttgaaaagaagaaataatcTCATTATTTGGCCGGCAagtatttgtgtttttttcttagtcacAAGTCTGACCAATCAAGAAAACATGTTGTAGATGATGCTGATTGATCAGAATGTACACTATCCATCATATGCATAATAACCAAATTAAACTTCTCTTTTGGCTTTGATGACAACCTCTGATGGAAAAATAATTTGCTAAACGTTTGTGTGATTCGTGTCACTTGTGCCTGCGTCTTATAACTTATTTTACTGTCACAAGGATTTTGTATTTGCTAGGTTTGGTGATTGGTTTTGCTTTGTTCTGGCATTGGGATAAGTTATGTTTCATTTGTTCACCTCACCATATTGGAACAAACATTTACGAAAATCACTTTTCCATACGTCATTTATAATCTCCATGGTCCTTTCTGTATACACAGTTACTTAATAAGTTAATTGCAGCTACACCACCATTTTTATTTGCTACATTGATGTCATACTAAGTTATTTGTCAATTGGCAGTCCTTCTGGTTTTGAAGTGACTGAGTTGCTTTTTATCCCTTCTTAATAGCAgagaggctctctctctctctctctctctatctctctctctctctctctcacacacacacacacacacacacacacacacacgcacgcacacacacacacagagacagagagagagaccaggTATGGCTTAGCATTTACTAGTAAACATCATTTCTTCAAGCTTCTCTGCTGCACAAAACGTGCTTCATTGGCTTCCCATACTTCATATGAAATTCAATCTGTATTTGCTTAGGATAAGCGAATGATGTGGATATTCTTGCAATGATTAAGattataatttgattttttttttacttttcccaATTAATTAAATCTTTTAAATGTGCATAGCTAGCAAACAGGCATGCCCATATTGTTACTTTCAAACTCCTGATTAAGATTTTCTAACCTTCATTACTCTGTCAAATGCTTAGTGGAGGAAGGCTGTTGAATGTTTAAATAGGATGATGTTGTATGTTAACacagaggaaagacaaagatgatgaagaataGGACTTGTGCTATAAGTTCTGTGTGTTGCCTACCTGTACTCTGAGTGCTGACCTTTAAAGTGCCCAATTTTTGGGACTCTACTTCCCTTTTACCTTGTTGTGTGAGTATTGAATTCTATGGACCATGgagtttattttaattttaatttatttttgttttctaactATCATTTAGTATGTGATAATTGAGTTGATTGATTAAttatatatcaatttttttgttttgcaattttaaaaatctttcagAAAGTTAGTGAGCCATATATTGAGATTTTAGTTACAAGGTCAGGCACCTGCATAAAGAAAGTCCTTCTGCTATATATCTTTGACATAGAATTATGTACTCATAGTTGAAGACAAATGCAGtatcaataaaatgataaatggtcatgttttcttgattttggttGTCTGCCTTTGTCAGTTTTCGTAACAAATGCTTGGTTAATCTGAATTGTGTTGGATTTGTTTCATCCAATGTTGTGAAGTGCATAATATCACTTGTATCGATTAGGCTGATAGTTAGTTATGTAATGTAACTTACAGTAATTTTAAGAATTTGCAATTTTATAGTACAAAAAgctcatgaaaaatttacaaaaagaaaaaagaaatgcaactAAAATGTTCCTTATGAAAACATGAACTGCACAAGCAGAAGGTATGTTGAATAGTAACAAGTGACAAATATAAAAcaccaatttcaacaaaatataaataaaaagtttCACATGTCAGTTAAACAAAGTACATCCACTAATTCACGTTGAACTGAAAGTTCCTATTCATAagctgtctctctttctctcttcccttttAGCACCTGTAAATCTTCTGTGGACATTTGTGCAGTTAACTTCATTttggtacattttttttttaatgcattttctCCTTGATGTGAAGTTAAAACTTCTGCTTCATTTCtttaaaatgacaatttctagTTTCTGAGGTATATTATCCATGTAGCAGGTTTTCAGACAGTTGCTATTTTCATGCAGACTGGAACTCCAGATAAATTTGGAGCGAAAATTGATGCAGTATCTGATTTAGTAAAAGATTCACCAAACAAGGTAATGTTGTACTGCCATGATATATTTCCATCATGATTCTGCTGGGCTTGTTTAGGGGATGATGTATCAACTTGCTCTTTGGCACTAAATTTTATTGTGAATGGGTTGGACTCCACCTCTGGTTTTGCCTTTACATCAACCTTAAAATGGAAAGAACAAATGTTCAGTTGAagaaatgagggaaaaaaaaaagcaaggtcCTAACTTCTCAGAAATACTTATGTTGAGACTTAACTAGTAGTAGGCTGATTGTATCAcatggttatttttttgtttttttgcagCCGCCTGATTTCGACAGTGTATTAATGTGTCTTTGTCTTTCAATGTTGAACTCTTTGATGCTTTTGTGGATGGTTGTTGAAATTTTGTCTTTATGTAGCTATTTTATTTTGCCAATGTATCTATATCAGTCAATATGGAACCTTTCAATTGTTTCAGGTGGTTGCTAAAATTCTGCTTTAAGTCATGACCCTTGTGATGTTGGAGTTTAGGCCACTTGTTCTCCATACATAATGAGCCATAGGAACTATGAGTTGAATTCTGTATGCATGTGTCACCGCTATTTAtgtttgaattaaagtttcagaAAAGGTAAAACAGAATTATATTCTTTTGGCTTGTCGATATTGAGCCTTACTAATCATAATGCAACTAGTTGACTAGTTTTTGGCCAAGCAACTAGTCAATGTTCTATGGTTGGTGAGGTCTAAAAAATGCCAGCAGATGCCAACTAGTTGGCCaatttaacctttttttttgtaatttcattgTGCCTTCCCTTTattgtattttctcatttatttgaaGAGTGAATTCATCCATGTTTGATTGTTTTATGTTGTGATTACTTAATTGGTCTTACCATGtataattttttggtttctttttgtggagttttttatgtttatgaACGTCTATTTAATTTTCACTGTAATatgaatttatttatttatctgtcTGTACATATGTAATACATTATTATCTGTtagttttttatgattttctaaCGGGTGATGATCACttccttttttgtattattCTTTTCACGTTAacttttctccatctcattttCCATTGTCTTCTCAGAGTGCTAATTTTGCTATTGACATGCTGCTATTATTTCTAAATTGAATGACTCATGGGTTTCTTTTGGGAACATTAATTCCTCACAGATATTTATTGGAGGTATTTCAAAGGCCTTATCATCTGACATGGTATGGCTTCTGTACTTTTCTCTTCTCCATCCACTTCACAAACTGTGGCAAGATCTGCACTTAAGATTCATTTGCTTCTTAGTTTGTTCAACAAAATGTGTTTACTCCGTTTTAGTAATTTTCAGTGTCATTTTTTACCTCCacttttggtttctttattcTGATGGGTAAGAATGTTCTCTTTGGCTATTTAATCCTTCTTTGTTTGTCTTTCAGCTGAGGGAGATTGTTAGTGTCTTTGGCCAGTTGAAGGCATATCATTTCGAGTGGAAGGACTCCAGCTTATCGCATGCATTTTTAGAGGTATGTGGCACCAAATTTAAGTATGCTACCATTTACACGTAGCAG
Protein-coding regions in this window:
- the LOC116252573 gene encoding splicing factor U2af large subunit A isoform X1, coding for MVGTSRQRDKSGNEFTFDDNEGTAARTRPFSMEDIRLRREKKKLITAQDSVSENPLDNKVVESAYDIPASGTDYSRKKDSVTENVKKSNLVDSMRKARNSDKELVQDCSSKGKRKEVYETDVSSKVISHRDKSRDRVHTDEKRRSHHRVDEGHDAGSKIGIEKNQYKNMKLKDRRGNGGRNSEREDRRESKRRHQTEGVIERNLQPDESDIRKYDSHHRQLDSYLDQKSRNKVSSVVIRDSYRDREEPRSKRRRSASREHHRTRDRSASASPKERKHTSYREREHESSSYYSFKDKRDRLHSEVDKSRKSNSLSGGHHWRYGDSGIGGYSPRKRRTDAAVKTPSPTIRSPERRTAAWDILPANAENGASVPKLASFLSSQQASSLSELPAASPDISTALNLHPPANTNAVSSIDNSAPEDDIQLTQATRPSRRLYVENVPISASDKTLLECFNNFLLSSRTKHVQGRVPCISCMVNKEKNQALLEFLTPEDATAALSFDGKLFSGSILRIKRPKDFIETATGTPDKFGAKIDAVSDLVKDSPNKIFIGGISKALSSDMLREIVSVFGQLKAYHFEWKDSSLSHAFLEYMDQSITHRACAGLNGMTLGGHVITVIQATPDAQGEDTNSEHPCYSIPDHAKPLLEDPTPVLKLKNVLSEEDFGLLMEPELEEILEDVRLECLRFGTVKSVNVVRYSGNSVIAVNASVTSDNGGSERFFQEPAGDTEAVMPMDGCLKCDDEAIVEKLDNGAGEHQNNHGGAAGGTEDCQDKDPTDRVKREPNHSDANFENDACIESKIDAHVNFEHRLDNGDSNIVSAKKEADIDASQSGFTDSLVSEGAKVEDNSGYMKEEPAEERGVHVHDSNELQNEPIEANKHGTQDSSGMQRTSIEMIGLEGSDELQKVPTEAEEAVQEKLEGEQEQTQDNLDNCESNAYDLLVFEPGSIFVEFMRKEGACLAAHSLHGRLYGARAVATGYVSLDLYKARFLR
- the LOC116252573 gene encoding uncharacterized protein LOC116252573 isoform X2 yields the protein MVGTSRQRDKSGNEFTFDDNEGTAARTRPFSMEDIRLRREKKKLITAQDSVSENPLDNKVVESAYDIPASGTDYSRKKDSVTENVKKSNLVDSMRKARNSDKELVQDCSSKGKRKEVYETDVSSKVISHRDKSRDRVHTDEKRRSHHRVDEGHDAGSKIGIEKNQYKNMKLKDRRGNGGRNSEREDRRESKRRHQTEGVIERNLQPDESDIRKYDSHHRQLDSYLDQKSRNKVSSVVIRDSYRDREEPRSKRRRSASREHHRTRDRSASASPKERKHTSYREREHESSSYYSFKDKRDRLHSEVDKSRKSNSLSGGHHWRYGDSGIGGYSPRKRRTDAAVKTPSPTIRSPERRTAAWDILPANAENGASVPKLASFLSSQQASSLSELPAASPDISTALNLHPPANTNAVSSIDNSAPEDDIQLTQATRPSRRLYVENVPISASDKTLLECFNNFLLSSRTKHVQGRVPCISCMVNKEKNQALLEFLTPEDATAALSFDGKLFSGSILRIKRPKDFIETATGTPDKFGAKIDAVSDLVKDSPNKIFIGGISKALSSDMLREIVSVFGQLKAYHFEWKDSSLSHAFLEYMDQSITHRACAGLNGMTLGGHVITVIQATPDAQGEDTNSEHPCYSIPDHAKPLLEDPTPVLKLKNLSEEDFGLLMEPELEEILEDVRLECLRFGTVKSVNVVRYSGNSVIAVNASVTSDNGGSERFFQEPAGDTEAVMPMDGCLKCDDEAIVEKLDNGAGEHQNNHGGAAGGTEDCQDKDPTDRVKREPNHSDANFENDACIESKIDAHVNFEHRLDNGDSNIVSAKKEADIDASQSGFTDSLVSEGAKVEDNSGYMKEEPAEERGVHVHDSNELQNEPIEANKHGTQDSSGMQRTSIEMIGLEGSDELQKVPTEAEEAVQEKLEGEQEQTQDNLDNCESNAYDLLVFEPGSIFVEFMRKEGACLAAHSLHGRLYGARAVATGYVSLDLYKARFLR
- the LOC116252573 gene encoding splicing factor U2af large subunit A isoform X3 — protein: MEDIRLRREKKKLITAQDSVSENPLDNKVVESAYDIPASGTDYSRKKDSVTENVKKSNLVDSMRKARNSDKELVQDCSSKGKRKEVYETDVSSKVISHRDKSRDRVHTDEKRRSHHRVDEGHDAGSKIGIEKNQYKNMKLKDRRGNGGRNSEREDRRESKRRHQTEGVIERNLQPDESDIRKYDSHHRQLDSYLDQKSRNKVSSVVIRDSYRDREEPRSKRRRSASREHHRTRDRSASASPKERKHTSYREREHESSSYYSFKDKRDRLHSEVDKSRKSNSLSGGHHWRYGDSGIGGYSPRKRRTDAAVKTPSPTIRSPERRTAAWDILPANAENGASVPKLASFLSSQQASSLSELPAASPDISTALNLHPPANTNAVSSIDNSAPEDDIQLTQATRPSRRLYVENVPISASDKTLLECFNNFLLSSRTKHVQGRVPCISCMVNKEKNQALLEFLTPEDATAALSFDGKLFSGSILRIKRPKDFIETATGTPDKFGAKIDAVSDLVKDSPNKIFIGGISKALSSDMLREIVSVFGQLKAYHFEWKDSSLSHAFLEYMDQSITHRACAGLNGMTLGGHVITVIQATPDAQGEDTNSEHPCYSIPDHAKPLLEDPTPVLKLKNVLSEEDFGLLMEPELEEILEDVRLECLRFGTVKSVNVVRYSGNSVIAVNASVTSDNGGSERFFQEPAGDTEAVMPMDGCLKCDDEAIVEKLDNGAGEHQNNHGGAAGGTEDCQDKDPTDRVKREPNHSDANFENDACIESKIDAHVNFEHRLDNGDSNIVSAKKEADIDASQSGFTDSLVSEGAKVEDNSGYMKEEPAEERGVHVHDSNELQNEPIEANKHGTQDSSGMQRTSIEMIGLEGSDELQKVPTEAEEAVQEKLEGEQEQTQDNLDNCESNAYDLLVFEPGSIFVEFMRKEGACLAAHSLHGRLYGARAVATGYVSLDLYKARFLR